From the genome of Impatiens glandulifera chromosome 9, dImpGla2.1, whole genome shotgun sequence, one region includes:
- the LOC124914132 gene encoding peroxidase 42, translated as MRKMVSKGVIVFFLLFSVISSLSAFAEEVINEEGEVGLVMNFYKDSCPQAEEIITEQVKLLYKRHKNTAFSWLRNIFHDCFVESCDASLLLDSTRRVLSEKEMDRSFGMRNFRYVETIKEALERECPGVVSCSDILVLSARDGIAALGGPQIPLKTGRRDGRQSRADILEQYLPDHNESMSVVLERFSSIGIDTPGVVALLGSHSVGRTHCVKLVHRLYPEVDPALDQDHVQHMLYKCPDPIPDPKAVQYVRNDRGTPMVLDNNYYRNILDNKGLLLVDHQLATDKRTKPFVKKMAKSQDYFFKEFARAITILSENNPLTGNKGEVRKQCNVVNKLH; from the exons ATGAGAAAGATGGTTTCGAAAGGTGTTATCGTGTTCTTCCTCCTCTTCAGTGTCATCTCCTCTCTGTCTGCTTTTGCAGAGGAGGTGATCAATGAAGAAGGTGAAGTTGGACTTGTTATGAACTTCTACAAGGATTCATGTCCTCAGGCAGAGGAAATCATCACTGAGCAAGTCAAGCTCCTTTACAAGCGCCACAAGAACACTGCTTTCTCATGGCTCAGGAATATCTTCCATGACTGTTTTGTTGAG TCGTGTGATGCTTCCTTGCTGTTGGATTCGACAAGGAGAGTGTTGTCTGAGAAGGAGATGGACAGAAGCTTTGGGATGAGGAACTTTAGATATGTTGAGACAATTAAGGAAGCTCTTGAGAGAGAGTGCCCTGGTGTTGTTTCTTGTTCTGATATCCTTGTGCTCTCTGCCAGGGATGGTATTGCTGCG CTTGGAGGACCTCAGATTCCACTGAAGACTGGGAGGAGAGATGGGAGGCAGAGTAGGGCAGATATTCTTGAGCAGTATCTCCCTGACCACAATGAAAGCATGTCTGTTGTTCTTGAGAGGTTTTCCAGCATAGGAATCGACACACCCGGAGTTGTTGCCCTCTTAGGTTCTCACAGTGTGGGTAGGACACACTGTGTGAAGCTGGTTCACCGGCTGTACCCAGAGGTGGATCCAGCACTGGACCAAGACCATGTACAGCACATGTTGTACAAGTGCCCTGATCCAATCCCGGATCCGAAGGCGGTTCAGTATGTGAGAAATGACAGAGGTACCCCTATGGTGCTGGACAACAACTATTACAGGAACATATTGGACAACAAGGGGCTTCTGTTGGTGGATCATCAGCTGGCCACGGACAAGAGGACAAAGCCTTTTGTTAAGAAAATGGCAAAGAGCCAAGACTATTTCTTTAAGGAGTTCGCCCGTGCAATTACCATTCTGTCCGAGAACAACCCTCTCACGGGCAACAAGGGTGAGGTTAGGAAACAGTGCAATGTTGTCAATAAGCTCCActag
- the LOC124914654 gene encoding autophagy-related protein 8C-like — translation MAKSSFKLEHPFERRQAESSRIREKYPDRIPVIVEKAERSDIPDIDKKKYLVPADLNVGQFVYVVRKRIKLGPEKAIFVFVKNMLPPTAALMSAVYDEHKDEDGFLYMSYSGENTFGFLPPNL, via the exons ATGGCTAAGAGTTCCTTCAAGCTTGAGCATCCATTCG AGAGGAGGCAGGCGGAGTCTTCTCGTATCAGAGAGAAATATCCTGATCGAATTCCT GTTATTGTTGAAAAGGCTGAGAGGAGTGATATACCTGACATTGATAAGAAGAA GTATCTAGTTCCAGCTGATTTGAATGTTGGCCAATTTGTTTATGTTGTGAGGAAGAGGATAAAGCTTGGTCCTGAAAAGGCCATTTTCGTTTTTGTCAAGAATATGCTTCCTCCAACTG CTGCCCTCATGTCTGCTGTTTACGATGAGCATAAGGATGAAGACGGTTTCCTTTACATGAGTTATAGCGGTGAGAACACTTTTGGATTCCTTCCCCCCAACCTGTAA
- the LOC124914653 gene encoding ankyrin repeat domain-containing protein 13A-like, with product MSKSTTAMAAPIKPEDYKHSPIHYAVATGDHATLSRIVSSLPRLADPSKVVLNEADSLAQERIADKISTVLDCRDNPHRETPLHLAVRLNDVFAARTLASAGANISLQNATGWNALQDAMIRRCSDVSIVLLQHQHVAAWHKWRRRLPRLIAALRRMRDFYMEISFHFESSIVPFVGKIAPSDTYKIWKRDGNLRADTSLAGFDGMKVQRADQSFLFLGDGDSDHDVPPGSLLVINRDERKIFDAFENAGNPMTESDVAGYCSQTSVYRPGMDVTQAELVGRTNWRRQEKTENVGEWKARVYEVHNVVFSYRSKKIIGTDSDLAGSEQILPLELDEDTEDGFLVAENPHFSFSDDRHRHSSFVREDRRRHSSFVREDRRHSSFIREDNDIVLVSSRNSVDIPSSSSVPDKRRQTPTLTSSVVPPQTKEKDYVKSLRPSIWLTDQFPLKTEELLPLLDILANKVKAVRRMRDLLTTKFPPGTFPVKLAIPVVPTVKVVITFTKFTELQQPIEHFYTPLSSPRLFSSAGCDNETDKSSSSSTTTAAASSATAWLRRSNSKTSLVNKKVNFSLPATPAQQSNPFAIPSGYRWSSFDEKTTNKKTTKKSKSSGKKTI from the exons ATGTCGAAATCCACAACGGCAATGGCTGCGCCGATTAAACCAGAGGATTACAAACACAGTCCAATCCACTACGCCGTTGCAACAGGAGACCACGCTACTCTATCTCGAATCGTCTCCTCTCTACCTCGTCTCGCCGATCCCTCCAAGGTAGTACTCAACGAAGCCGACTCCCTAGCCCAAGAGAGAATTGCCGATAAGATATCCACAGTCCTTGACTGCCGTGATAATCCTCATAGAGAGACACCACTGCACCTCGCTGTACGATTAAACGATGTCTTCGCCGCCCGAACTCTAGCCTCCGCCGGCGCTAACATTTCACTTCAGAATGCCACAGGTTGGAATGCCTTACAAGATGCCATGATACGCCGTTGCTCCGATGTCTCAATCGTTCTTCTCCAGCATCAACACGTTGCAGCTTGGCACAAGTGGCGTCGCCGATTGCCTCGACTTATTGCAGCTCTTCGGAGAATGCGAGATTTCTACATGGAGATTTCGTTTCATTTTGAGAGCTCTATTGTTCCGTTTGTTGGGAAGATCGCACCGTCAGATACTTATAAGATCTGGAAGAGAGATGGAAATCTTCGAGCTGATACTTCGCTTGCTGGTTTTGACGGCATGAAAGTACAACGCGCCGATCAAAGCTTTCTCTTCCTCGGCGACGGGGACTCGGATCACGATGTTCCTCCAGGTTCGTTGTTAGTTATTAATCGCGACGAACGAAAGATTTTTGATGCATTCGAGAACGCTGGAAATCCTATGACTGAATCTGATGTTGCTGGTTATTGTTCTCAAACTAGCGTATATCGTCCTGGAATGGACGTTACGCAGGCGGAACTCGTTGGTAGAACGAATTGGAGAAGGCAGGAGAAGACGGAAAATGTTGGCGAGTGGAAAGCTAGGGTGTATGAAGTTCATAATGTAGTCTTCAGCTATCGATCGAAAAAAATCATTGGAACCGACTCCGATCTCGCAGGCAGCGAGCAGATTCTCCCGCTTGAGCTCGACGAAGACACTGAAGATGGATTCCTGGTGGCTGAGAATCCGCATTTCAGTTTCTCCGACGACCGTCATCGCCACAGTAGTTTCGTTCGTGAGGATCGACGACGGCACAGTAGCTTCGTTCGTGAGGATCGACGGCACAGCAGCTTTATTCGAGAGGATAATGATATTGTATTAGTATCATCAAGAAACAGTGTGGATATCCCCTCTTCCTCAAGTGTTCCAGATAAACGGAGGCAGACGCCGACGTTGACGTCTTCTGTGGTACCGCCACAGACGAAAGAAAAGGATTATGTTAAGAGCTTAAGGCCGTCCATTTGGCTGACGGATCAATTTCCATTGAAGACGGAAGAATTGCTTCCATTGTTAGACATTCTAGCCAATAAAGTTAAAGCAGTCAGACGAATGAGAGATCTGCTCACGACCAAGTTTCCCCCGGGGACATTCCCGGTAAAG TTAGCCATACCTGTGGTACCCACGGTCAAGGTGGTAATAACATTCACAAAGTTTACCGAGCTGCAGCAGCCTATCGAACATTTCTATACCCCATTGTCAAGTCCAAGGCTTTTTTCCTCAGCAGGTTGTGACAATGAGACAGATaagtcttcttcttcctccacaACAACCGCTGCTGCATCTTCTGCAACAGCGTGGTTAAGGCGAAGCAATAGCAAGACGAGTCTGGTGAACAAGAAGGTGAACTTTTCTTTGCCGGCTACACCTGCCCAACAATCTAACCCATTTGCAATACCAAGCGGATATAGGTGGAGTAGTTTTGATGAAAAGACAACTAATAAGAAGACAACTAAGAAATCCAAGTCATCGGGAAAGAAGACTATTTGA